The Melitaea cinxia chromosome 16, ilMelCinx1.1, whole genome shotgun sequence genome contains the following window.
ttacatattgtcCTCGCTACGGAACAAAAAATTTTCATCCATGTCAGGTTGGTTGTATCAAGACACGAACTGAATTATCGATTAAGCTAAAATTAGCGTTGTAAAACAGGgagtagaattttttaaatcgacgCGATGTAAGATAAAAACGTAACGATATCCTCTCGATATCTATTTTTCGTATAGAAATTGTATATTTTGGTAGTAGAAACACATTTATATCTTGTGCGACAGgttcttaatatattaaatgtaacaattattctacttgcaactatctatgtgcgcacagttataaaaacatagtaaaaagttatgaaaatgtaGTAAAATGCACCCTACGTTTTTTactttgaattgaattattctcttaataacttaaattttattacaattttcattttgaagtaaattaattatgattgattgttcgatcttctactactgtaatataaaccctttgtaattaaagattattttctactttttagttcgattagctataaaagcatatttttttagttgttttaaactataatttatttaaacaacaaaggaggaggttctaaattcgaccATTTTTTACGCGTTACCTCTTAACTTTTTGCTGGGTCTACCATTTCTGGTGATTCTTTTTCGAATCGAAAGCTAGTAACGAGAAAGTTCTGAGTGATATCTAATACTAATTATTAAACTGATTGTGTTTTCGACTACCTTAATTAAATCGTAATCGTAAATCGAAGTAGATTTTTGTCAGTTATGCAAatacgtaataataaataaaacttattgttAGTAAATCACATTAACTCCATTTCAAAGATTAATCACACCAGTTATAGCAAGTCTCATAAacaaatatgtgtatattatcATAAATTCACAACTAACTTTGTTCACTTCTAAACTTAGCTCCGTAAAGGGGATCACAGATAACCGTTAAGTGGGCCAGCGGTTCTCAAACATTGGGAAACTGTACCACTTCAAGTACTTCTATAGAAATGTAACAACTGAATAACATTTCGAactaaagtttaataaataactagctgactcggcaaacgttctcttgccgttaaacgctatttaaaaataggggttggtggtaaaagggggaaaatttagggttgtatgtatttttcaatgccgaatcataataaaataaagaataaataatttgtaaaaaaattagggctggactacccttaatatttagggggatgaaaaatcgacgttgttcgattctcagacctacttaatatgcatacaaaatttcatgagaattggtcaagccgtttcggaggaggttaactacaaacaccgcgacacgagaattttatatattaaataatggcACTTCATAAAGTACATGCAGTATGAGAAActattaaatagaataattttattgatttaggacacagaaaaaaatacgagtattatGTTCAAAATCTATGGAAGAATTGACTATGGAAATATTTCAGCCTTGTAGAAAGTCACAGCCAATTAATATtgcattgaaaaaaatattgtgtttctGTAGTCAATAGGGTACCTAGAGTTTCTATAGAAAAGTAGCGCTTGCAATACTATGGTACTAGAAGTgcctgtaagctacggtaatctgtAACCAGCACGCGGACCCGTGCGCTTTTTTCTTATACTACACCTAAATCTTAAACTAcaccgaaacggcttgaccgattctcatgaaattgtgtgtgcatattgggtaggtctatgaatcgaacaacatctatttttatacccctaagttataaggggggaggggaATAAGgcggttaataacatatatggcaaaacaacgtttgcggggtcagctagtttcattataaaaaattgtacgtGCCTAACAAGTGAAGAtgacttaaaaatatcaaattaaattttacaattaacatgtaatatttatcggtcggctgttacttataacacaagcattaagttgcttacaatAGGAACAAACGATCTTATCTGTATATTAAACAAACGATCttatatgtatgttaaagattaaaaaaagtaaactaaaaacaaaagaaaaatgagtaagaaaggaaaaaatataaatatactattgATAATACTATTATAGCTAgaccccgcggtttcacccgggttgattgaggaaaaaatagcctgaaattgaacaaaaaaattaccgaccgccAATcattgacgttgtttcaaaattaaagccgtcatatgtataattttaataattaattaatttacaaaaccaaaagcaatactacatttttttgtggttgatgccggtagagcaagcactTGTATATAAAATGATGTACAAttggaggcaaacatcttaaccttaatatatatgatattaagCGAATTGCTTCCACCAGAGATGTTATGGATTCCCTTAAACGTAACTGAATATTGTCTACCGGAtatccaaaaataataattcaaaatcgTAATTGAATATCATGCTAAAGTTTCAAATAAATCCGAATAGGGGAGTGGAAAATACGTTATGACAGATTCTCGCGCAAACACGCTGTCGGCTGACAGATTCTTGGTTCagacattttattactttataactaGCTGGGGTTAGTTTTTACTTGCAATATGTTGgcgttttcaaaaatattatcatttggTAATGGTTAACCGATCTCACTCATTATCACTGATAATTGGTTAAAATTAACTCTCGTATAGGGCTCTACGTAATCATTTCTTCTCTTTTTGTggttaaataatgatttttatttatatataaaacgcCAGTTTTGAAAtggttgtaattttttttttaattcttttattatatttagggCCTTTTGTCTTACACAGTCACGCTAGTCCCATTGTcacttttacaataaataatcacCACCCgtgcaaaaaattaataaacaaaaaaaaactaaattattagctaatttataaaaatcaaaaacattcTACCAGATTGTGATAAGGGATTCGATAGAATATTAAAGAAAGaatctataatatacataatattatatgttttccatttaaataaaattaaaatatcttttactagcaaaattttaatcaaaatccaTTATCTTCTAGAGGACGACGATATTTCACTATCATTTAATCCCACAATATATAGTATATTCTTCAAccctattaaaattttactttaagttCCATAGTATTCAAAAGagtttaatgaatattaaaaatatgagacCGTTAATCACGTCAGCGCTACATATTAAAAATGGCGTCGTAAGTGAGTTTTATGACCGATAATTTCTTAGACGTGGAACACATCTGCGCAACTAAGTGAACCTGAATCGACCTAAATGGGATTGTCTATAAAGCAATGACTACACCTGGGTGACTAAGTGACAATGGATACTTTGCAGAATTTAACGCAAATGCGTTGTCGTGAGTAGAccacttttttatacaactaggtcgactaACACACGTACGGCTGACCTAAgtagcgattaccatagcttatagacgcctacaatactagaaacatcgtaagcgcgttgctgaaTCTACCCCAAATCCCCccagctctagtcaccttactcaccaacaggaacacaacaaaaatagtcgagtaaatatgcattattagatataactctaaaagtacttatcgtaatacttttaaattaaaataaaattcatcgaaatcggtccacccagtcaaaagttctgatgtaacatatattaaaaaaatacaatcgaattgagaacctccttcttttttgaaagtcggttaaaaattggtATATTTGATAGATAAAATACGGCGAAACAAAGTTTGCCAGgttagctagtattaaataaaaaatatgagttTTCTCTCAATTAATTCTGGTCTGAATACGAAATTATAGtcctaaaataattttgtgctttgtcttcttcttcttcttcttttactttggctTCCTGAAGGATTAGCCAATATCTGATTGTACTAAGTCTAGGTGAATTCCAAGTTCAACATAAGTTTTACTGTTCGAAGTtgtgcttaaaataaaaatcaaagtataattttattacttttatattttatattatcataaaaatacacCCAATAGAATTAAACAGAATAGTAAGTGgatttttttgctttaaaaacCGCCTTTCTCGCTTTGATCATTGTCGGAGAATTACACGTAAATGTATCAGAGCAATAATAATCTTCAAGACATTTCATCACAATATCCAATGAAGCACTTGCAGGACTATTGACTTTAACCACGTCTTTGTTTAGTAGCTGTGGAATCAATTCCCCAAAGAGCTTATCTTGGTATGTATCAAAGAAGACTAAATTTGGGCTAATCTGACCTAATCTTACACAAAGAGAATCCCTGTCACAATAAAACAAGCATACCTTACAGTATTCTGCTAGCGCCCGTATTATTTTCCAATCATGACGAGAATTGCCTGGATTTGTGACTGCTGGGAAAGCGAATTGAGTTCTACATTCCATATTCATAAATGTGCCTCCTGCTTCCGTGTAAGCGCTTCCTGGTAATACTATTGAGGCACATTCTGCTCCGCGATCACCTTGAAATCCAATGTAAATTACGGAGCAATCGGTCGGTGGGTTCCATTTACAGAACACATCATCTGCACCTAATGATATTACTACTTTTGGGCAAGTGGATATCAAAGCGGCTAATCCCCCCGGCTTCCATCCAGCCTCTAAAGCTGCAGCGAAACTGGCTTCTTTCGTTATAAAATTTACAGCACcccaatttttgtctattttaagAGAACCAACCAATTTATACAACTCTTTCATAATACTAACTGCATTTGAAGATTGTAATTGATCAATACCAACAAATATTAATGGTCGTTTAGCACCTTCTAAGCAATTTTTAGCGCAACATATATCTGTAATTGATTCGCCGATGTAATTGACGTGATAATTGTATTCACATTTCGGACCAATCGCATAAATATCACAGTCATTAAACAAATACGCTTCTCGTATTCGACTGTTTAATATAGATGCTTCGAAACGTGGATTAGTACctattagtaaaattttatcggCTGTTGCCACATCCTTCATATTAACGTTCAGAGAATAACCAGCTCTTATGTCGACATTTGTTTGAGAATATGACATACCGCGTTCGATGTATGTATTATCAGAACCGAGTATATTAAGTAAATCTTTTGTAGCTACCAAAGTTTCTGCATTGCAATATGGGCCTGCTATTGCCATTATCTTATCTGGGCACGTGCACTTTATTACTTTAGCAGCCATTTTCAAAGCGCAATCCCATTCTATTGGGCATAGTCCACCTTCATTTCTATGCATTGGAGTCACAAGTCGTTGAAACTCAAGAGAGTCTATTGCCCAGCGACCTTTATCAGAAAGCCATTCCTGATTAACTTCATCATTTTCACGCGGTAATATTCTTAAAACTCTGTCAAATCTATGATTAACGACTATATTAGTTCCAGTCGCATCTGTGACATCGATGGAATTAGTTTTTCTTAGCTCCCATGGTCTCGCCTTAAACATATACGGTTTAGATGTCAGTGCCCCAACAGGACATAAGTCAATTATATTTCCAGAGAGTTCTGAAAGGAACATTCTGTCTACATAGGTCCCTACTAACATTTCATTACCACGTCCGGTCGATCCTAAAACATCTAATCCACATACTTGTGAAGCAAAGCGTATACATCTTGTGCAATGAATACATCTTGTCATTTCAGTTCGAATTAAAGGTCCTAGATTTTTACTTTCCAATGCCCTTTTACCTTCAAAATGTATATCCGTAAATCTTGTTCTATCGTTTCCAAATTTCATGGAAAGATCTTGCAAGTCGCATTCACCTCCTTGATCGCATATAGGACAGTCTAAAGGATGTTCAGCTAACAAAAACTCCAGAACTCCCTCCTGAGCCTTCATTGTTACTTCGGAATTTGTTCGTACTTTCATATTTTTGGCAACTGGCATGGCACAAGCTATTTGCGGCTTCCACATACCTTCAATTTCTACAAGACACATCCTACAATTGCCGGCTATAGACAGTCTATCGTGATAACAGAATGTTGGTACAGCCACCCTTTCCCGGCGTAGTGCCTGAAGAATTGTGAAGTAACTTGGCACTGAAACTGCCTTAccgtttataaaaatgtttacttcATTCGTCTGACTGCGTATCTGGATTTTACAAAAGGTTCtatatttcaacaattttttaagcgatcttaacatatttttatgtaattatttctaAATCTTGTTTTGAAATTAACGTGTACTAGTTTAATGACAAATACCATAATgacacttttaatatttttgaattctaaaaagtttatatataaaatgattatgTTGTATTCGACACCcttttttatctgtttatcAAGCGAATATTTATGAAAGTAAACAAAGAATACCTATGCCTGATAACTTTTATCgtaattcaaaaacaaaaacagtacAACGAGATTTTACCCGAAGTAAAAATTTGTTGAATCGAAAACAATCAACAAAcatgtttagatttttttacataCGGGATACAAATTGTTTTAACGAAGaggattgttttaatttaaaacctatTACATCAGCGTGTGTATTTGACAACCTATCGGCCTACGGCTGTTCTGTTCTGAATGAACTGCATATAATCTGTAATTTtctcaattttaattgaaataaaaaaacaaagtagaaatctttcttcaaaaattatttatcaaaggACTGTTGCTTTGCCAGTCTTATATAGGATTTGCTCTTTGGTATATCTTTTCCGATATGAAGGAAAAAGTTTGGAGTCTATTCCATCATGCTGCTCCTTCGGTTCGGTTGGTAATGTGGATTTCttttggccttagtccgtctattgcagacgatttagacagtgtcagatagacactgtgtcgcctaagACACTCTTCAGGCAAACGCAGAGTTgtctaagctctgcgccaccctctcgacctcactggctaggcctacaggaacgacgagtcgatacgtgtggagccagtttaGCTGCAGGAGtatttcgcattttagagctatgccacgaatgcttgacggagactccattccgggtttcaaatgaagttttccttctccaggactctgatgattttgagccaggtttatccctgaGTCGCCGttcaaattaacaaattattttgatgGCTAGCctatttaccaaggaaggctatagactATTTTATTCCTAGAATTAATACGTGTGAAACCGCGTGGGGTACAGCTtgtatcaataaattttatttaaacaaaacttaaatcaaattttatatctAAAGCACTGCTTCTTCTGCCAGATTTATGGACGTACCTAATGGTATGTGACATATGAAATTTCATTTGATACCTCATCCTCGAATTCACCATGTAAACTCGTATTCGaagaccgctctggtgtaatggtacgtgtgccgtgtcggcggcgcctaaacaccgatggtcccgggttcgattcccgctcggagtggatatttgtgtttatgcaaatttttatttccggtttggttgttagtccttgtgggtctccgtGGTCGCCTacggtgcctcggagagcacgttaagctgtcagtccctgttgttatcacgtacacctgatagcgatcgttactcataatagggaatatatccgccaatccgcagtgagcagcgtagtggattaagctctgatccttctcctacatgcagaaagaggcctttgcccagcaatgggatgctACAGACTGAAGCTTAACGTGTTATTCGCCATGTATTGTATATACTTATCTAATGGGCTTCTTAATATCGATTATAAGGTACAAAACGATAAAAAGGTACATACTGTTTACATAGCGAGAA
Protein-coding sequences here:
- the LOC123661193 gene encoding NADH-ubiquinone oxidoreductase 75 kDa subunit, mitochondrial-like is translated as MPILILVMKLYLSVAVRSTVSFPMFQIRSQTNEVNIFINGKAVSVPSYFTILQALRRERVAVPTFCYHDRLSIAGNCRMCLVEIEGMWKPQIACAMPVAKNMKVRTNSEVTMKAQEGVLEFLLAEHPLDCPICDQGGECDLQDLSMKFGNDRTRFTDIHFEGKRALESKNLGPLIRTEMTRCIHCTRCIRFASQVCGLDVLGSTGRGNEMLVGTYVDRMFLSELSGNIIDLCPVGALTSKPYMFKARPWELRKTNSIDVTDATGTNIVVNHRFDRVLRILPRENDEVNQEWLSDKGRWAIDSLEFQRLVTPMHRNEGGLCPIEWDCALKMAAKVIKCTCPDKIMAIAGPYCNAETLVATKDLLNILGSDNTYIERGMSYSQTNVDIRAGYSLNVNMKDVATADKILLIGTNPRFEASILNSRIREAYLFNDCDIYAIGPKCEYNYHVNYIGESITDICCAKNCLEGAKRPLIFVGIDQLQSSNAVSIMKELYKLVGSLKIDKNWGAVNFITKEASFAAALEAGWKPGGLAALISTCPKVVISLGADDVFCKWNPPTDCSVIYIGFQGDRGAECASIVLPGSAYTEAGGTFMNMECRTQFAFPAVTNPGNSRHDWKIIRALAEYCKVCLFYCDRDSLCVRLGQISPNLVFFDTYQDKLFGELIPQLLNKDVVKVNSPASASLDIVMKCLEDYYCSDTFTCNSPTMIKARKAVFKAKKSTYYSV